The Fusobacterium necrophorum subsp. necrophorum genome includes the window ATGCTGCTTCCGGCAAAAGACAAACAGGAATTCAAAATATTAACTTTTCTCTGCAAGAAGGAGAAATATACGGCATTATAGGGGAGTCGGGAAGTGGAAAAAGTACTCTTCTATTAGCTATTTTAGGTTTGTTGGAGGATAAGGCGGAAATAAAGGGAAAAATTTTTTATCGAGGAAAAGAAATTCAAAATTTATCCGAAAAGGAAAAGAAAAAAATACGCTTTGAAGAAATTGCCGTGGTTTTTCAAAATCAACTGGATAGATTGAATCCCTCTTTGACAGTAGAAGAACAAATACTGGAAATCATTCGAAAAAAATTTCAAAAAAAAGAGGAGCAGGAGAAGCGATTACTGGAATTGTTTCAAATGCTTCACTTAGATGTTTCTCTTAGAAAAAAATATCCCCATCAATTATCCGGAGGAATGAGACAGAGAGTTTTTATTGCCATGGGTTTAGCCTTAAAGCCAAAGATACTTCTCATTGATGAACCTACCACGGCTTTGGATCCGGAACTAAAACAGCAGATATTGGAACTGTTTCAAAAAATTTATAAGGAATATGGAATGACGATGTTGATCGTTTCTCATGATTTGGAAGTCATAGAGAAATTATCTCAAAAGATGCTTGTCTTTCTTCGGGGTTCCCTTTTGGAGCGAGGAAATACGACAGATATTTTGGAAGAGGCAAGACATCCTTATACGGCAGCTCTTTTGCAGTCCAGTCCCTACCTAAATGAGTGGAAAGATTTGTGGGGAATTGTGGAAGAAGAAGAAAGACATTCCTGTCCTTTTTATGAAAGGTGTACACAAAAAGTGAAAGAGTGTTTGCAATATATTCCGAATTTAAAAGTGGAAGAAGAGGGAGTTGCTTGCTTGAAAAAAGGATTGGAAACGGTACTGACGGCAAAAAATATGTCAAAAAATTTTCAAGAAGGGAAGAAGAAAATAGAAGCTGTCAAAGATTGCTCACTTCGAATACGACATCGAGAAATTGTTGTCTTATTGGGAAAATCCGGTTCGGGAAAGACGACTCTTTTGGGACTTCTTTCGGGATTGCTCCCGAAAGAGGAGGGAGAGTTGTGTTATTTGGGAGAAGTCATAGAGAAAAACGATTTGCTTTCTCGGGAACATTGCATACAGATAGTGGAGCAGGATCCTTTTTCCTCCACCAATCCTTTTTTAAGTGTGGAAGAGGTTATCGCAGAACCGCACAGGATTTTGTATAAGAAAAATTTAGTATTTTTTCGAGAAACTGTGATAAAATATTTGAAAAAAGTGGGTTTGGAAAGCGGAGAAGAGTTTTTAAAAAAGAAAATGAATGAATTGTCAGGAGGACAGAGGCAGAAAGTGGCGATTGCAAGAGCCATTTCCATGCAACCTAAATTACTATTGGCAGATGAAATCACTTCCATGTTGGACGATTCCAGTAAGGTCAATATTATGCGATTGTTGAAACAATTGCAATATGATATAGGATTTTCGATGCTTTTTGTTACTCATGATGTCATTCTTGCGAAAAAAATCGCAGATTATGTGTATTATATGGAGAAAGGGGAAATTGTAAGAAAAGGGAGTGTGAGAAAAGTCTTCTGTCAAACAGAGGAAAGGAAATATGAATATCAATGAAAGGTCGAAATTTAAGCATTTAACTGCTTTTGTTTTAGTGATTTTAGCAGAACAGAAGTTCAGTCCACGAGAAATACACGATTTATTGTTGAGAGAGTTCCCCGGTTTTGTTCGGGATATGTCCACTTTATATCGTTGTTTAAGTACTATGGAAAAAGAGGGCTTATTAAGTGTTGAATGGCATCTTCCGGTGGGAGGGGCGGCCAAGAAAATATATAGTATTACTGAGCAGGGGTGGAATGCTCTAAAGGAATGGAAAGAAGATATTGAAATACGAAAACATAATTTTGAAGTTTTTCTGAGAAAATTTTCAGAATTGTTAAAGGAGGAAAAGTAAAGATTGAAGATGGAAAATTTTGAAAAAATGCTCGCTTCCGATAGACATCAAGGGAATATGGAGCAAATATGGGATGAAAAAAGTGCCTGGTTTTTCCATAGAACGGAAAAGTCAAAGGAGAATTTTGCAAATCGTTTGGTATTTCGATTGATACGAGATAGAGCATTATTGCAAGAAAATTTTCGTATATTGGATATTGGTTGTGGAACGGGAAGACATTTACTGGAATTTTCAAAGCATAGCTCTTGTTTGACAGGGACGGATATTTCTTCCAAAATGTTAACTTATGCAAGAGAAAAGCTATCAAAAGTTTCGGATTTATATTTACTGCATGGAAATTGGATGGAGTTGTTTCAAACGGAAAAGGAATATGACTTTGTATTTGCCAGCATGACTCCTGCCATTTCTTTGGTGGAACACATTGAAAGAATGTGTTTTATATCCAAAAAATATTGTATGATGGAGAGGTTTGTTTCTCATCGAGATAGTGTTCGAGAGGAAATTCAGGAAATGTTGGGAAGAGTTCTGAATCGTTTGCATCAAAACGAAAAGGAATATAGCTATGCAGTTTGGAATATTGTTTGGAATTTAGGATATTTTCCGGAAATTTTGTATGAAACGGAAGAATATGAAGAAGAAAAAACAGTAGAAGAGTATTTGGAACAAATTGAATGCAGCAAAGAAGAAGAGAAAAAAATTCGGGAATTTTTAAAGAGCAGAGAAAAAAATGGAAAGATTTTGGGCTCTCATAAAACTAGAAGAGCTGTTATTTTATGGGATGTTCGAGAAAGATAAAAGGCTGTCAGCGACAGCCTTTTGTATTTGTGACCTTTTATATTTCTTGTCCATTTTTGTAAGTACATTCTTTGATTAAGATACCTTCCGCATTAAATTCTTGGTAGGCACCTTCCAATTTTCCTTTTTCCCCATATGTTGCTATCTTATAAACAACACCATTGGAATGGTATTCTTTATAAGCTCCGAAAAGAAATCCTTTCTTCAAATTTGCTTCCATTTTCTTTTCTCCATTCGGAAAATATTTGACAGTTTTTATAGGTGTAGTAGAATCTCCAACGTATTCAGAGCAAGACTTTAAATTGCCGTTGGGATAGAATTCTTCATATTTTCCGATGATTCTTCCATCAATGAGAGCGTGCCGAGAACTTATTTTTCCGTCATTATAAAAAGTTTCATAAGAACCGTGTAAATTTCCATTTTTGTAGTTTTTAATAATTTCCAGTTGACCATTTGCGTAGTAGGATTTATAGACTCCCTCACGAACACCATTCACATAATTTCTTTCTTCCTGAATGACACCATTATCATATAACTTGACCCATAGACCTTCTTTTTTTCCGTCTTGATTATACTGATTATTCATAGGACCTTCCTCCTCACATGATTTTGATTCCCTCGTTGTTATGAGTATACCTCATAAAAAAAATAAAAGAAAGGGTAAAATTAAAAAATTATTTTAAGTTTGCAAAATAGGAAACCGCCTTTGAAAATCTTTCAATGGCTTCATCGGCTTTTCCCTCGTTAATCGCGTCTCGAACACAGTGATCCAAATGTCCCTCTAAAATAATTTGCCCTACTTTATGAATGGCACTTTTTACAGCATTGATTTGAATTAGAATATCTTCACAAGGAATATCTTGATCAATCATATTTGAAATTCCATTGACCTGTCCTTGAATTTTTTTCAATCTGGCGTGAACTTTATGTGAGTCAATACATTGCTTCATAACTATTCTCCTTTCACTTCTTTTTTTTATTATCACAGGAATTTACAAAAAAGTCAACTAAAATACTTTGAAAAAAAAACTTGAAAAAATTTGCAAAATGTATTATGCTATCATTAGCACTCTTAATATGCGAGTGCTAAAACAGTAAAGGAGGAAGAAAATGAAGATAAAACCATTGGGAAAGAGAGTTTTGGTTCAACTCAAAGAAAAGGAAGAAGTGACAAAGAGCGGAATTATTTTGTCAGGAGCGAAAGATAAAGAAGTGTCAAATATCGGAAAAGTCATTGCAGTGTCGAAAGAAGTGGAAGAAATCACAGTCGGAATGGAACTTATTTTTGAAAAATATGCAGGAACAGAAATTGAAGATGGAGATGAAAAGTATCTAGTAGTGGATATGGATCATGTATTGGCAGTGATTGAATAGAGAAAAAGGACAGGAGGAAAAAATGGCGAAAATATTAAAATTTAATACGGAAGCGCGAAAAAAATTGGAAGAAGGAATGAATACTCTGGCAGATGCGGTAAAAATTACCTTGGGGCCACGAGGAAGAAATGTAGTTTTGGAAAAAAGTTATGGAGCTCCTTTGATTACCAATGACGGAGTGAGCATTGCAAAGGAAATTGAATTAGAAGATCCTTTTGAAAATATGGGGGCACAACTTCTAAAAGAAGTGGCAATTAAGTCCAATGATGTAGCTGGAGACGGAACTACAACGGCCACGATTTTAGCACAGGCAATTGTAAAAGAGGGATTAAAAATGCTAAGTGCCGGAGCCAATCCGATGTTTTTAAAACGAGGAATTGAAGCGGCCAGCAAAGAAGCGATAAATTGCTTGAAAAAAAGAGCTAAAGGGATTGCCTCCAATTCTGAAATTGCACAAGTGGCATCTATCTCTGCAGGAGATGAAGAAATTGGAAAATTGATTGCAGAGGCGATGCAAAAAGTGGGAGAAACAGGAGTCATTACAGTAGAAGAAGCAAAATCCTTGGAAACCACGTTGGAAGTAGTGGAAGGAATGCAATTTGACAAGGGATATGTGTCTCCTTATATGGTAACGGACGCGGAACGTATGACAGCAGAATTGGAAAATCCATTTATCTTAGTGACGGATAAAAAAATTTCTTCCATGAAAGAAATTTTACCTATTTTAGAGAAAACAGTACAAACTTCAAGACCTGTGTTAATGATCGTGGACGATTTGGAAGGGGAAGCTTTAACAACTTTGGTTATCAATAAATTACGAGGAACTTTAAATGTTGTGGCAGTCAAAGCTCCCGCATTTGGAGATAGAAGAAAAGCTATGTTGCAAGATATTTCCATTTTAACAGGAGCAACTTTAATTTCAGAAGAAACAGGAAAGCGATTGGAAGAAATGGAATTGGAAGATTTGGGAAGAGCGAAAACGGTAAAAGTTACAAAAGACAGCACTGTCATTGTAGATGGAGCCGGAAACTCGGAAGAAATTCAAGTGCGAGTACAACAAGTCAAAACACAAATAGAAGAATCCAATTCGGAATATGATACGGAAAAATTAAAAGAAAGATTAGCGAAGTTATCCGGTGGAGTGGCAGTCATTCGAGTGGGAGCCGCTACTGAAGTGGAAATGAAAGAAAGAAAATTAAGAATCGAGGATGCCTTGAATGCAACTCGAGCTGCGGTAGAGGAAGGAATTGTCAGTGGAGGAGGAAGTATTTTACTTCAACTTGTTTCCGATATGAAAGACTATCAAAGAGAAGGAGAAGAGGGAATGGGAGTTGAAATTGTGAAGAAAGCATTCGAAGCTCCTATGAAACAAATTGCAGAAAATTCAGGAGTAAATGGCGGAGTTGTCATTGAAAAAATCAAAAGTTCTCCGGACGGATACGGTTTTGATGCAAAAACGGAAAGTTATGTGGACATGATGTCTGCCGGAATTATTGATCCGGCAAAGGTAACACGTTCTGCGATTCAAAATGCAGCTTCCATTGCTTCTTTGATCCTAACAACGGAAGTATTGGTAGTCAATAAAAAAGAAGAAAGTGCTGCCGGAAATCCGGTAAATCCTATGATGAACGGAATGATGTAGAAAACATTTGTAATATTTCCGACTATGTGTTATAATAAATCGAAATTATATCAAAGATATTTGAAAAATGTACGGTATGATTATATATTATAAAACATGATGGAGGAACTATGAAAAATAAAAAATGGATATTTGTCTTATTGACAACTTTGTTATTGGTATTTTCAGGTTGTGGAGCTTTGAATACCGCTGTAAAAAAACGAAATCTGGATGTTCAAACAAAAATGTCGGAAACAATTTGGTTAAATCCGGTTTCTACAAATCAAAAAACAGTTTTTGTACAAATTAAGAATACTTCCGGAAAAGTAGTGAATGTGGAAGAAGCTATTAAAAGAACCCTATCTCAAAAAGGATATTATATTGTAGAAGATCCTAACCAAGCTTCCTATTGGTTACAAGCCAATGTGTTAAAATTGGATAAGGTGGATTTACGAGAATCGGATCCTTTTGGAAGCGGAATCTTAGGAGCCGGTGTAGGAGCCAGCTTAGGGGCGTATAATACAGGCTCAGTGAACACAGCCATTGGATTGGGATTGGCAGGAGCATTGATTGCGGGAACTGTAGATGCTTTGGTATCTGATATCGCCTACACTATGGTTACGGATATTATGATTAGTGAAAAAACAAATTCAAAAGTTGCTGTTACTACAAACAATAATTTAACACAGGGAACAAGAGGAAGAACAAAGGTAACAACAAGCTCTGAATCTACTAGAAACCAATATCAAACTCGAGTTGTCAGTGTGGCGAATCAAGTAAATTTAAAATTTGAAGAAGCACAACCTACCTTAGAAGCACAATTGCAACAAGTGATTGCAGGAATTTTCTAAGATTAAGAAATAGGGGATCATAAAATAAAAAAAATTTTTAGGATTTTAGTTGAAATAAAAGGCAGCTAAAATCCTTTTTTTCAGTAGAAAAGAGTTGACTAGCGAGCCAAATAAATTATATAATAATAAAATAGAAAAACAAAAAGACGAAAAAATAATATTTAGGAGGGAATATATGGAAGGGAATTGGAAAGTAGAATATGAAAAATGGCTTCATTCATCCTTATTATTGGAAGATGAAAAAAGAGAGTTACAGGCAATTTCTTTCGATGAAATAGAGTTGGAAAATAGATTTTATACGGATTTAAGCTTTGGGACAGCCGGAATGAGAGGAATTCGCGGGATTGGAAGAAATAGAATGAATCGATACAATGTTGGAAAGGCAACCCAAGGTCTGGCGAATTATATTCTTCAAGTAGGGGGAGAAGAGGGAAAGAAACAAGGAGTGGTAATTGCGTATGACTGTCGTATTGACTCCCAAGAAAATGCGGAAACAACGGCAAAAGTATTGGCAGCAAATGGAATCAAGGCTTATGTATTTGAAAGTTTACGATCTACTCCGGAGTTGTCTTTTGCGACTCGAGAATTGGGAGCAAAGGCGGGAGTTATGATTACCGCTTCTCATAATCCGAAAGAATACAATGGATATAAGGTTTATTGGGAAGATGGAGCACAAATTGTAGAGCCGCAGGCAAGTGGAATTGTAAATGCTGTTAATGCAGTGGATGTATTCCGAGATGTCAAAACAATGAATATTGAAGAAGCAAGAAAACAAGGTCTTGTTATCTCTGTTGGGAAAGCATTGGACGATCGTTTTGTAGAAGAAGTCAAGAAAAATGCAATTCACAAAACAATTTTAGGAAAAGAAAGTTTTCCGATTGTATATTCTCCTTTGCATGGAACTGGAAGAGTTGCGGTACAAAGGGTATTTAAAGAAATGGGATTTTTAAACGTACATACTGTAGCGGAACAGGAATTACCGGACGGTACTTTCCCAACTTGTCCTTATGCAAATCCGGAAGATCACAGTGTATTTGAATTAAGCTTGAAGTTGGCAGAGCGGGTAGGAGCAAAATTATGTATTACCAATGATCCGGATGCTGACAGGACGGGAATTGCTTTTTTAGACAGAGAGGGGAAATGGTATATCCCCAATGGAAACCAAATTGGAATATTGTTAGCAAATTATATTTTTACGAACAAAGAAATTCCTCAAAATGGAGCGGTAATTAGTACTATAGTATCTACTCCAATGTTGGATCCTTTGGCTAAGGCTTATGGAGTTACTTTATATCGAACTTTAACAGGATTTAAATATAT containing:
- a CDS encoding ABC transporter ATP-binding protein; the encoded protein is MEEILRVENLSVRYYAASGKRQTGIQNINFSLQEGEIYGIIGESGSGKSTLLLAILGLLEDKAEIKGKIFYRGKEIQNLSEKEKKKIRFEEIAVVFQNQLDRLNPSLTVEEQILEIIRKKFQKKEEQEKRLLELFQMLHLDVSLRKKYPHQLSGGMRQRVFIAMGLALKPKILLIDEPTTALDPELKQQILELFQKIYKEYGMTMLIVSHDLEVIEKLSQKMLVFLRGSLLERGNTTDILEEARHPYTAALLQSSPYLNEWKDLWGIVEEEERHSCPFYERCTQKVKECLQYIPNLKVEEEGVACLKKGLETVLTAKNMSKNFQEGKKKIEAVKDCSLRIRHREIVVLLGKSGSGKTTLLGLLSGLLPKEEGELCYLGEVIEKNDLLSREHCIQIVEQDPFSSTNPFLSVEEVIAEPHRILYKKNLVFFRETVIKYLKKVGLESGEEFLKKKMNELSGGQRQKVAIARAISMQPKLLLADEITSMLDDSSKVNIMRLLKQLQYDIGFSMLFVTHDVILAKKIADYVYYMEKGEIVRKGSVRKVFCQTEERKYEYQ
- a CDS encoding PadR family transcriptional regulator, with protein sequence MNINERSKFKHLTAFVLVILAEQKFSPREIHDLLLREFPGFVRDMSTLYRCLSTMEKEGLLSVEWHLPVGGAAKKIYSITEQGWNALKEWKEDIEIRKHNFEVFLRKFSELLKEEK
- a CDS encoding class I SAM-dependent methyltransferase, which translates into the protein MKMENFEKMLASDRHQGNMEQIWDEKSAWFFHRTEKSKENFANRLVFRLIRDRALLQENFRILDIGCGTGRHLLEFSKHSSCLTGTDISSKMLTYAREKLSKVSDLYLLHGNWMELFQTEKEYDFVFASMTPAISLVEHIERMCFISKKYCMMERFVSHRDSVREEIQEMLGRVLNRLHQNEKEYSYAVWNIVWNLGYFPEILYETEEYEEEKTVEEYLEQIECSKEEEKKIREFLKSREKNGKILGSHKTRRAVILWDVRER
- a CDS encoding toxin-antitoxin system YwqK family antitoxin, with protein sequence MNNQYNQDGKKEGLWVKLYDNGVIQEERNYVNGVREGVYKSYYANGQLEIIKNYKNGNLHGSYETFYNDGKISSRHALIDGRIIGKYEEFYPNGNLKSCSEYVGDSTTPIKTVKYFPNGEKKMEANLKKGFLFGAYKEYHSNGVVYKIATYGEKGKLEGAYQEFNAEGILIKECTYKNGQEI
- a CDS encoding metal-sensing transcriptional repressor — its product is MKQCIDSHKVHARLKKIQGQVNGISNMIDQDIPCEDILIQINAVKSAIHKVGQIILEGHLDHCVRDAINEGKADEAIERFSKAVSYFANLK
- a CDS encoding molecular chaperone GroES — encoded protein: MKIKPLGKRVLVQLKEKEEVTKSGIILSGAKDKEVSNIGKVIAVSKEVEEITVGMELIFEKYAGTEIEDGDEKYLVVDMDHVLAVIE
- the groL gene encoding chaperonin GroEL (60 kDa chaperone family; promotes refolding of misfolded polypeptides especially under stressful conditions; forms two stacked rings of heptamers to form a barrel-shaped 14mer; ends can be capped by GroES; misfolded proteins enter the barrel where they are refolded when GroES binds), which codes for MAKILKFNTEARKKLEEGMNTLADAVKITLGPRGRNVVLEKSYGAPLITNDGVSIAKEIELEDPFENMGAQLLKEVAIKSNDVAGDGTTTATILAQAIVKEGLKMLSAGANPMFLKRGIEAASKEAINCLKKRAKGIASNSEIAQVASISAGDEEIGKLIAEAMQKVGETGVITVEEAKSLETTLEVVEGMQFDKGYVSPYMVTDAERMTAELENPFILVTDKKISSMKEILPILEKTVQTSRPVLMIVDDLEGEALTTLVINKLRGTLNVVAVKAPAFGDRRKAMLQDISILTGATLISEETGKRLEEMELEDLGRAKTVKVTKDSTVIVDGAGNSEEIQVRVQQVKTQIEESNSEYDTEKLKERLAKLSGGVAVIRVGAATEVEMKERKLRIEDALNATRAAVEEGIVSGGGSILLQLVSDMKDYQREGEEGMGVEIVKKAFEAPMKQIAENSGVNGGVVIEKIKSSPDGYGFDAKTESYVDMMSAGIIDPAKVTRSAIQNAASIASLILTTEVLVVNKKEESAAGNPVNPMMNGMM
- a CDS encoding complement resistance protein TraT; translated protein: MKNKKWIFVLLTTLLLVFSGCGALNTAVKKRNLDVQTKMSETIWLNPVSTNQKTVFVQIKNTSGKVVNVEEAIKRTLSQKGYYIVEDPNQASYWLQANVLKLDKVDLRESDPFGSGILGAGVGASLGAYNTGSVNTAIGLGLAGALIAGTVDALVSDIAYTMVTDIMISEKTNSKVAVTTNNNLTQGTRGRTKVTTSSESTRNQYQTRVVSVANQVNLKFEEAQPTLEAQLQQVIAGIF
- a CDS encoding phospho-sugar mutase → MEGNWKVEYEKWLHSSLLLEDEKRELQAISFDEIELENRFYTDLSFGTAGMRGIRGIGRNRMNRYNVGKATQGLANYILQVGGEEGKKQGVVIAYDCRIDSQENAETTAKVLAANGIKAYVFESLRSTPELSFATRELGAKAGVMITASHNPKEYNGYKVYWEDGAQIVEPQASGIVNAVNAVDVFRDVKTMNIEEARKQGLVISVGKALDDRFVEEVKKNAIHKTILGKESFPIVYSPLHGTGRVAVQRVFKEMGFLNVHTVAEQELPDGTFPTCPYANPEDHSVFELSLKLAERVGAKLCITNDPDADRTGIAFLDREGKWYIPNGNQIGILLANYIFTNKEIPQNGAVISTIVSTPMLDPLAKAYGVTLYRTLTGFKYIGEKIRQFEKKELDGTFLFGFEEAIGYLAGTHVRDKDAVVTSMLVAEMAAYYDAKGSSLYEELIKLYDKYGYFLEETIAITKKGKDGLEAIANTMKALREVKPSVLCGRKVLEIRDFNENYKGLPKSNVLQYVLEDGSQVTVRPSGTEPKIKYYICVSDKLEEKAKETLSELTKDFQDYVDSL